From Watersipora subatra chromosome 8, tzWatSuba1.1, whole genome shotgun sequence, a single genomic window includes:
- the LOC137401843 gene encoding uncharacterized protein, protein MAATGATTASAVPVFGGKVETYLEKLDSYYAFHGTKPEKKKHVLIMGLSEEQYETLACLTAPRKPKEVDAEDLIELLRRHYGATTNKMMERAKFREVKRSPSESVSEFVLKLRSQARTCEFQANLEENLLEQFRIGVNSKTVRDRISAMPADRQADLSEVVAIARQVEIEEKLDSMSVTTLPAVDVSAVRKQRRHGKKSSTPSSTVKKKACFRCMSEKHLSSSTDCPALH, encoded by the coding sequence ATGGCAGCAACAGGTGCAACCACAGCGTCAGCGGTTCCGGTGTTTGGCGGGAAGGTTGAGACGTATTTGGAAAAATTGGACAGTTATTATGCGTTTCACGGAACCAAACCGGAAAAGAAAAAACATGTGCTCATCATGGGACTGTCAGAAGAGCAATATGAAACGCTGGCCTGCCTAACTGCACCAAGGAAGCCAAAAGAAGTGGATGCAGAGGATTTAATTGAGCTGCTGCGAAGGCATTATGGAGCAACAACGAACAAGATGATGGAGCGGGCGAAATTCAGAGAGGTGAAAAGAAGTCCATCAGAGTCAGTTTCAGAGTTTGTGCTGAAACTACGATCTCAAGCTCGAACGTGTGAGTTTCAGGCTAATTTGGAAGAAAATCTGCTAGAACAGTTCCGGATAGGTGTCAATAGTAAGACAGTTCGGGACAGGATTTCAGCAATGCCAGCTGACAGACAAGCAGACCTTTCCGAAGTGGTAGCCATAGCTCGACAAGTGGAGATTGAGGAGAAATTAGACTCGATGAGTGTCACCACCCTACCTGCAGTCGATGTCTCAGCTGTAAGGAAGCAAAGGAGGCATGGTAAGAAATCGTCTACTCCTAGTTCTACTGTTAAGAAGAAAGCATGTTTCCGGTGTATGAGCGAGAAACATCTTAGCAGCAGTACAGATTGTCCAGCCCTGCAC